In Hoeflea ulvae, one genomic interval encodes:
- a CDS encoding polysaccharide deacetylase family protein has protein sequence MSSLTPPAAYPWPDNKTSAFCFSVDVDAHSPWMWNNRDNPPALLSQLEQRHFGPRVGMARFAQLLERYGIKGSFFVPGAVAEAHPWMLPELVAAGHEVGLHGYFHELVTQTENEEFSRVLEASIDLFVAQTGAKPAGFRSPAWEMTPHMLAEIKRHGFYDSSLMGYDTPYSVDGITEVPVNWATDDAIFFKFLGGPGMDSWPPVGTDQVLGAWKEELFASFDFGSLFMLTVHDWISGRGARVAMLDKLLAEVMSRSDVWVATVGEVAAHHRAVAPGLNDVSPDIPETLFNHPAWKGA, from the coding sequence ATGAGCAGCCTGACCCCTCCCGCAGCCTATCCGTGGCCTGACAACAAGACATCCGCCTTCTGTTTCTCGGTCGATGTCGACGCGCATTCGCCATGGATGTGGAACAATCGCGACAATCCGCCGGCACTGCTGTCGCAGCTCGAGCAGCGTCATTTCGGCCCGCGGGTCGGCATGGCGCGGTTTGCGCAATTGCTTGAGCGCTATGGCATCAAGGGCAGTTTCTTCGTGCCGGGTGCGGTTGCCGAAGCGCATCCCTGGATGCTGCCGGAACTGGTTGCCGCCGGCCACGAGGTCGGATTGCACGGCTATTTCCACGAGCTCGTCACCCAGACCGAGAACGAGGAGTTTTCCCGCGTGCTCGAGGCCTCGATCGATCTCTTCGTCGCCCAGACCGGGGCAAAACCGGCAGGGTTCAGGTCTCCGGCCTGGGAAATGACGCCGCACATGCTGGCCGAGATCAAGCGCCACGGTTTCTACGACAGTTCGCTGATGGGTTACGACACGCCCTATTCGGTCGACGGCATCACCGAGGTGCCGGTCAACTGGGCCACGGATGATGCGATCTTCTTCAAGTTTCTCGGCGGCCCCGGCATGGACAGCTGGCCGCCGGTCGGCACCGACCAGGTGCTCGGCGCCTGGAAGGAAGAGCTCTTCGCCAGTTTCGACTTCGGATCGCTGTTCATGCTGACGGTGCATGACTGGATTTCCGGGCGGGGTGCGCGGGTGGCCATGCTCGACAAGCTGCTGGCCGAGGTGATGTCGCGCTCCGATGTCTGGGTGGCAACGGTGGGGGAGGTCGCCGCCCATCACCGGGCGGTGGCGCCGGGGCTCAATGATGTGTCGCCGGACATCCCCGAGACGCTGTTCAATCACCCGGCTTGGAAAGGCGCGTGA
- a CDS encoding SDR family NAD(P)-dependent oxidoreductase produces the protein MDFKDHFNGKGVVITGALGLFGRGLAETFAGAGAKVCVTDRDQAGLEKLVEELGVEGSFAHAGDLTDTDDLNGLIDAVGEHWGAPDVVINNAAIYPSYFMLDMEIEDWDQMMSVNLRAPFILTRGFGKQMIGKGVKGSIINIGSGASRKMRLTAAPYCISKTALDRLTKGMGQELALFGIRVNALEPGFSAGSEVSKLSEEHVARVTKAIPLGRPTTMDDIGPAAMYLASDYAGYITGATLTVDGGNSIGTLDVYQDKKTPL, from the coding sequence ATGGACTTCAAAGACCATTTCAACGGCAAGGGTGTCGTGATCACCGGAGCGCTCGGGCTCTTCGGCCGCGGCCTGGCTGAAACATTCGCCGGGGCGGGTGCAAAAGTCTGCGTCACCGACCGTGACCAGGCGGGGCTTGAAAAGCTGGTGGAAGAGCTGGGTGTCGAGGGCTCCTTTGCCCATGCCGGCGACCTCACCGACACCGATGATCTCAACGGGTTGATCGACGCCGTGGGTGAACACTGGGGCGCGCCCGATGTCGTCATCAACAATGCGGCGATCTATCCGAGCTACTTCATGCTCGACATGGAGATCGAGGACTGGGACCAGATGATGAGCGTCAATCTGCGCGCGCCCTTCATCCTCACCCGCGGCTTCGGCAAGCAGATGATCGGCAAGGGCGTGAAGGGCAGCATCATCAATATTGGCTCCGGCGCCTCGCGCAAGATGCGGCTGACGGCGGCGCCCTATTGCATCTCCAAGACAGCGCTCGACCGGCTGACCAAGGGCATGGGCCAGGAACTGGCGCTGTTCGGCATTCGCGTCAATGCACTGGAGCCGGGCTTCTCCGCCGGTTCGGAAGTATCGAAATTGTCGGAAGAACACGTTGCTCGCGTCACCAAGGCGATCCCGCTCGGCCGCCCGACCACGATGGATGATATCGGGCCGGCTGCCATGTATCTGGCCAGCGACTATGCCGGCTACATCACCGGCGCGACGCTGACGGTGGATGGCGGCAATTCGATCGGCACCCTTGATGTGTACCAGGACAAGAAGACACCGCTATGA
- a CDS encoding ABC transporter permease yields MSATLGKIRAALFPRDSSGIPVGVFVIIVAALVLIAIFAPLLAPEGPNSQNLMGRLKAPGTEARGVLYILGSDELGRDLLSRLIYGARISLSVAFLSVLLSGCVGTVLGMAAGYMRGWTETIIMRLVDVFLSIPAILLAIITVAVLGPGFINVILVLALTRWPRYARVAYGQTLTVSSMPYVRLARAMGARWPRVLLLHILPNIIAAMAVVATLEFGLMVLFEAGLSFLGLGVQPPTASWGAMLSVGRNYVTNAWWIATFPGICLFLLVLSVNLIGDRLSEYLNPKSR; encoded by the coding sequence ATGAGCGCGACCCTGGGCAAAATCCGCGCGGCCCTGTTTCCGCGCGACTCAAGCGGCATTCCGGTCGGCGTCTTCGTCATCATTGTCGCCGCACTGGTGCTGATTGCCATCTTTGCGCCGCTGCTGGCGCCGGAAGGGCCCAATTCGCAAAACCTGATGGGCCGGCTCAAGGCGCCGGGCACGGAAGCACGCGGCGTGCTCTACATCCTCGGCTCCGACGAACTCGGCCGGGATCTGCTCAGCCGCCTGATCTATGGCGCGCGGATCTCGCTGTCGGTGGCGTTCCTGTCGGTGCTGCTGTCGGGTTGTGTCGGCACCGTGCTGGGCATGGCCGCGGGCTACATGCGCGGCTGGACCGAAACCATCATCATGCGGCTGGTCGATGTCTTCCTGTCGATCCCGGCGATCCTGCTGGCGATCATCACAGTCGCGGTGCTCGGACCCGGCTTCATCAATGTCATCCTGGTGCTGGCCCTGACCCGCTGGCCGCGTTACGCCCGGGTGGCCTATGGCCAGACGCTGACGGTGTCGAGCATGCCCTATGTGCGGCTCGCCCGCGCAATGGGGGCGCGCTGGCCGCGGGTTCTGCTGTTGCACATCCTTCCCAACATCATTGCCGCCATGGCGGTGGTGGCAACGCTCGAATTCGGTCTGATGGTGCTGTTCGAGGCCGGATTGTCGTTCCTCGGACTCGGCGTCCAGCCGCCGACGGCAAGCTGGGGCGCGATGCTCAGCGTTGGCCGCAACTATGTCACCAATGCCTGGTGGATCGCCACATTCCCCGGCATCTGCCTGTTTCTTCTCGTGCTCTCGGTCAACCTCATCGGTGACCGGCTGAGCGAATATCTCAATCCAAAATCGCGGTAG
- a CDS encoding ABC transporter permease, giving the protein MTRFLLRRLGQSLVALFGVMTLVFFIQRLTGDPTYLLVPETATQEDIEAMRHALGLDRALVVQYLDFLWNTLHLDFGKSFIQNVSVTTIIASRLPYTLQLAGGALVVAVAIGIPVGLLLGLARKQRWTNGLMGIVLAAQSMPTFWSGILMILFFGVWLGWLPPSGSGTLSHMIMPSVALGLLSMATYARIMRSSVLEELSKDYVRSARARGVGTSRLVTHHLLRNSAIPVISITALEISQLLAGAVIVETVFAWPGLGLLTVQSVVSRDFVVVQGVVLLGALVTILMNFFADVLYSLVDPRIRLGGADG; this is encoded by the coding sequence ATGACAAGATTCCTCCTGCGACGGCTGGGCCAGTCCCTGGTTGCGCTCTTCGGGGTGATGACGCTGGTGTTCTTCATCCAGCGCCTGACCGGAGACCCGACTTACCTGCTTGTGCCCGAAACAGCCACGCAGGAGGACATTGAAGCCATGCGCCATGCACTCGGTCTCGACCGGGCGCTGGTGGTGCAATATCTCGATTTCCTGTGGAACACGCTGCATCTGGATTTCGGAAAATCCTTCATCCAGAATGTTTCGGTCACCACGATCATCGCCTCGCGTCTGCCCTATACGCTGCAGCTTGCAGGCGGTGCGCTGGTGGTGGCCGTCGCCATCGGCATTCCCGTCGGCCTGCTTCTCGGCCTGGCCAGAAAGCAGCGCTGGACCAATGGCCTGATGGGCATCGTCCTGGCGGCCCAGAGCATGCCGACCTTCTGGAGCGGCATCCTGATGATCCTGTTCTTCGGCGTCTGGCTCGGCTGGCTGCCGCCGTCGGGCTCGGGAACGCTGTCGCACATGATCATGCCCTCGGTGGCGCTGGGGCTGTTGTCGATGGCCACCTATGCCCGGATCATGCGCAGCTCGGTGCTTGAAGAGCTGTCCAAGGACTATGTCCGCTCCGCCCGCGCCCGTGGCGTCGGCACGAGCCGGCTGGTAACCCATCATCTCCTTCGCAATTCGGCCATTCCGGTGATCTCGATCACGGCTCTGGAAATCTCGCAGCTGCTTGCCGGCGCGGTCATCGTGGAAACGGTGTTTGCCTGGCCGGGTCTCGGCCTGCTCACCGTCCAGTCGGTGGTCTCGCGCGATTTCGTGGTGGTGCAGGGCGTGGTGCTTCTCGGCGCGCTGGTGACGATCCTGATGAATTTCTTCGCCGATGTTCTCTACAGCCTCGTCGACCCGCGCATTCGCCTGGGTGGAGCAGACGGATGA
- a CDS encoding ABC transporter substrate-binding protein translates to MSVTNSLKAIAIVLATLVPAQAALAKDELVINLVNEPATLDPHMQWNPDSYYVYRNIFDNLVTRDNDGKIVPQVAESWKQISDTELEMDIRSGITFHDGEALTADDVVYSVKRITDPDFSSPQLGQFNSIVDARKVDEDTVVLVTSEPYPALMAQLVKLSVVPEHVASELGKEGFNEAPVGSGPYKFGSWDRGVQVTLTRNADYWGDAGAFETVVFKAVPDASTRVANLRAGTADLVVSLDSDIAMQLDGNADTQVLTAATERVGFMGMNTVRAPLNDPELRRAVAMAIDREGIVEGILQGGESVATQLATSSHFGFVEGAEPIPYDLEKAKEIVASKGDAAKVQMQFATSPVYDQRIVQAIQQMLNEAGFNVEISMTDMATYLKLAQSPEQDQRPDLSFGRWSCACQDVDGVQYPLLHSSSNWSRVNDPELDKLLETGRTTLDEEARLAAYAQVQKIVEENTYILPLYQAAVLYGANAGLKWQPTANESLFLNRMSWSD, encoded by the coding sequence GTGTCTGTCACAAATTCACTCAAAGCCATTGCCATCGTCCTGGCGACGCTCGTGCCTGCGCAAGCAGCACTTGCCAAGGACGAACTGGTGATCAATCTGGTCAATGAACCAGCCACGCTGGATCCCCACATGCAGTGGAATCCGGACAGCTATTATGTCTATCGCAACATTTTCGACAATCTCGTCACCCGCGACAATGACGGCAAGATCGTTCCCCAGGTGGCCGAAAGCTGGAAGCAGATTTCCGATACCGAACTGGAAATGGACATCCGTTCAGGCATCACCTTCCACGACGGCGAGGCGCTGACGGCCGATGATGTGGTCTATTCGGTCAAGCGGATCACCGATCCGGACTTCTCGAGCCCGCAGCTCGGTCAGTTCAACTCCATCGTCGACGCCAGGAAGGTCGATGAGGACACCGTCGTCCTGGTGACCAGCGAGCCTTACCCTGCGCTGATGGCGCAGCTGGTCAAGCTCTCGGTGGTGCCGGAACATGTCGCTTCCGAACTCGGCAAGGAAGGCTTCAACGAAGCGCCGGTCGGATCCGGCCCCTACAAGTTCGGCAGCTGGGATCGCGGCGTCCAGGTGACGCTCACCCGCAACGCCGATTACTGGGGCGATGCCGGCGCTTTTGAAACCGTGGTCTTCAAGGCGGTTCCCGATGCGTCGACCCGCGTTGCCAACCTGCGCGCAGGCACGGCTGACCTGGTTGTGTCGCTCGACAGCGATATTGCCATGCAGCTGGACGGCAATGCCGACACGCAGGTGCTCACTGCAGCCACCGAACGCGTCGGCTTCATGGGCATGAACACCGTGCGGGCGCCGCTCAACGATCCGGAACTGCGCCGTGCGGTTGCCATGGCGATCGACCGTGAAGGCATCGTCGAAGGCATTCTGCAGGGTGGCGAAAGCGTTGCCACCCAGCTCGCCACATCCTCCCATTTCGGCTTTGTCGAAGGTGCGGAACCGATCCCATACGATCTGGAAAAAGCCAAGGAGATCGTCGCGTCCAAGGGTGATGCCGCCAAGGTGCAGATGCAGTTTGCGACCTCGCCGGTCTATGACCAGCGCATTGTCCAGGCGATCCAGCAGATGCTCAACGAGGCCGGCTTCAATGTCGAGATCTCGATGACCGACATGGCGACCTATCTCAAGCTGGCCCAGAGCCCCGAGCAGGACCAGCGTCCCGATCTCAGCTTCGGCCGCTGGTCCTGTGCGTGCCAGGATGTCGACGGCGTGCAGTATCCGCTGCTGCATTCCTCGTCCAACTGGTCGCGCGTCAATGATCCGGAACTCGACAAGCTGCTTGAAACCGGACGCACCACGCTCGACGAGGAAGCCCGTCTTGCGGCCTATGCCCAGGTGCAGAAGATCGTCGAAGAGAACACCTATATCCTGCCGCTCTATCAGGCAGCCGTTCTCTACGGTGCCAATGCCGGCCTGAAATGGCAGCCGACTGCCAATGAGAGCCTCTTCCTCAATCGCATGTCCTGGTCGGACTGA
- a CDS encoding ABC transporter substrate-binding protein, protein MKTITRTARRLAPLLLSVGLVMAGTALSTAKELLTINLVNEPATLDPHQQWNPDSYYVYRNIFDNMLTRDNAGEIMPQIATSWDQVSDTEIVFDLRDDVVFHDGEKLTAEDVVYTVERITNPDFASPQLGQFNKIIKAEAFGDYQVKLTTDGPYPALLAQLVKLSIVPEHVASTMSGEEFNAAPVGSGPYKFAKWDRGVEVVVEKNDAYWGDKGPFDTVAFKGVPDASTRMANLQAGTADLVVTLNADLAQQLEASGRGKVLNVNTERVAYFAMNSTLPPLDNVDLRRAIGYAIDREAIVEGLLGGFPKVVDQMLSPAHFGWKDGITGYAYDPEKAKEIISGLGDAAKAEMKLATSPVFDQRVVQAIQQMLTEVGLNASIETVDMATWLKDQQTSNDQAPMLTFSRWSCACQDPDGIMYPLLHSSSSWSRFADPEVDAMLDEARGELDLEKRAALYARINEIALEKAAILPLYQAAILYGASEQLEWQPTSNESMFLNRMGWSE, encoded by the coding sequence ATGAAAACAATAACGCGAACTGCGCGGCGGCTGGCGCCGTTGCTGCTGTCGGTCGGGCTGGTCATGGCCGGCACCGCCTTGAGCACGGCCAAGGAACTTCTGACCATCAACCTGGTCAATGAACCCGCGACGCTTGATCCGCACCAGCAATGGAACCCGGACAGCTACTACGTCTACCGCAATATTTTCGACAACATGCTGACCCGCGACAATGCCGGCGAGATCATGCCGCAGATCGCGACCTCCTGGGATCAGGTCAGTGACACCGAGATCGTTTTCGATCTGCGCGACGATGTCGTGTTTCACGATGGCGAAAAGCTCACCGCCGAAGATGTGGTCTACACGGTCGAGCGCATCACCAATCCCGATTTTGCAAGCCCGCAGCTTGGCCAGTTCAACAAGATCATCAAGGCCGAAGCGTTTGGCGACTACCAGGTCAAGCTGACCACTGATGGCCCTTACCCGGCGCTGCTGGCGCAGCTGGTCAAGCTTTCGATCGTGCCGGAACATGTGGCCTCGACGATGAGCGGCGAAGAATTCAACGCGGCCCCCGTCGGCAGCGGCCCCTATAAATTTGCCAAATGGGACCGCGGCGTCGAAGTCGTGGTCGAGAAGAACGACGCCTATTGGGGTGACAAGGGACCCTTCGACACCGTTGCCTTCAAGGGCGTTCCGGATGCTTCGACCCGCATGGCCAATCTTCAGGCCGGCACCGCCGATCTGGTGGTCACGCTCAATGCCGACCTGGCCCAGCAGCTCGAAGCCAGCGGCCGCGGCAAGGTGCTCAATGTCAACACCGAGCGTGTCGCCTATTTTGCCATGAACAGCACATTGCCGCCGCTCGACAATGTCGACTTGCGCCGCGCGATCGGCTATGCGATCGACCGCGAAGCTATCGTCGAGGGCCTGCTTGGCGGGTTCCCGAAGGTCGTCGACCAGATGCTGTCGCCGGCGCATTTCGGCTGGAAAGACGGGATCACCGGCTATGCCTATGATCCGGAAAAGGCCAAGGAGATCATTTCCGGTCTCGGCGATGCGGCGAAGGCCGAGATGAAGCTTGCCACCTCGCCGGTCTTCGACCAGCGCGTGGTTCAGGCCATCCAGCAGATGCTGACCGAGGTCGGTCTCAATGCCTCGATCGAAACCGTCGACATGGCCACCTGGCTCAAGGATCAGCAGACCAGCAATGACCAGGCGCCGATGCTGACATTCTCGCGCTGGTCCTGTGCCTGCCAGGATCCCGACGGCATCATGTATCCGCTGCTGCACTCCTCATCATCCTGGTCGCGCTTCGCCGATCCCGAAGTCGACGCCATGCTGGACGAGGCACGTGGTGAACTGGATCTCGAAAAGCGCGCTGCGCTCTATGCCAGGATCAATGAGATCGCGCTCGAAAAGGCTGCTATCCTGCCGTTGTACCAGGCCGCCATCCTTTATGGTGCGTCGGAGCAGCTGGAATGGCAGCCGACCTCGAATGAAAGCATGTTCCTCAACCGCATGGGCTGGTCGGAATAG
- a CDS encoding GntR family transcriptional regulator, translating into MYDRNSPFTAKPSALEPRQKTEFAEDRLMQAILWCELTPGSTATEVELAERFGLGRAATRAALAKLSAFGLMHPIPRLGWRVLPMSGALIGQVISARRLVEPALGEAVLSQEALSAASSLAHMITIIGDRVEAGSLLTRRGYERDLMEILLAGVNPIISSFLSSLWAQSDRIIRFLELGGAAPYGAMDADALVEAYRAGDADAVCAARTREIEKFQSFVSLALLNDSSELTMDRGELKPGAPNQKQKQSAPSKEPIRVSSGGRLSNKGIES; encoded by the coding sequence ATGTATGATCGCAATTCGCCCTTCACCGCCAAGCCCAGCGCGCTCGAGCCACGGCAGAAAACCGAGTTTGCCGAAGACCGGCTGATGCAGGCGATCCTGTGGTGCGAGCTGACTCCCGGTTCGACGGCAACCGAAGTCGAGCTGGCGGAACGGTTCGGCCTGGGCAGGGCTGCCACTCGGGCGGCGCTGGCCAAGCTGTCGGCCTTTGGCCTGATGCATCCGATTCCCCGGCTCGGCTGGCGGGTTCTGCCGATGTCCGGTGCGCTGATCGGGCAGGTGATCTCGGCCCGGCGCCTGGTCGAGCCGGCGCTTGGCGAAGCGGTGCTGAGCCAGGAAGCGCTCTCGGCAGCCTCGAGCCTTGCACACATGATCACGATCATCGGCGATAGGGTGGAGGCGGGTTCCTTGCTCACCCGGCGCGGCTATGAGCGCGACCTGATGGAGATCCTGCTGGCGGGCGTCAATCCGATCATCTCCAGTTTCCTGTCGAGCCTGTGGGCCCAGTCGGACCGCATCATCCGCTTTCTCGAACTGGGCGGTGCCGCACCCTATGGCGCAATGGATGCCGATGCGCTGGTCGAGGCCTATCGCGCCGGTGACGCCGATGCGGTTTGCGCGGCGCGGACGCGCGAAATCGAAAAGTTTCAAAGTTTCGTCAGTTTGGCGCTGCTCAATGACAGCAGCGAACTGACGATGGACAGAGGAGAATTGAAACCGGGGGCGCCCAATCAAAAGCAAAAACAGTCAGCGCCCTCAAAAGAACCGATCCGCGTCTCCTCAGGCGGTCGGTTATCCAACAAGGGGATTGAATCATGA
- a CDS encoding amidohydrolase, producing MLENLNGLAEEARGWRRHLHAHPELQFVETETARFVADKLRSFGLEPTCGLGGTGVVAVIEGSGAPGKSIGLRCELDALPIEEQTNAAHASKTSGVMHACGHDGHMAMLLGAAKTLAAARDFPGRVVVIFQPAEEFGGGGEKMIADGLFESFACDEVFGVHNMPGIEPGKIAGVPGPVMAAARAWDLRIEGKGAHAGWPHTGIDGIAVAMDFVNACNAIVAREIDPIAAVVISPTQIHAGNNYNVIPQSVHLGGTIRTLSDAAMADVIERMQRLARGLAISKNCEIGLEIQSGYPVTVNHDAQLAAALSAARTAFGDAAIEENCAPKMGTEDFSYMLNARPGAYLFLGSGDVAPLHNPAYDFPDAILERGIGLWLALARARTAA from the coding sequence ATGCTAGAAAATCTGAACGGTCTTGCCGAAGAGGCGCGCGGGTGGCGCAGACACCTTCACGCGCATCCGGAACTGCAATTTGTCGAGACCGAAACCGCCCGGTTCGTGGCCGACAAGCTGCGCTCATTCGGACTGGAGCCGACATGCGGCCTGGGCGGCACCGGGGTGGTTGCGGTGATCGAGGGCAGTGGCGCTCCCGGCAAATCGATCGGCCTGCGCTGCGAGCTCGATGCCCTGCCGATCGAGGAGCAGACCAATGCTGCCCATGCCTCGAAGACATCCGGCGTCATGCATGCCTGCGGCCATGACGGCCACATGGCGATGTTGCTGGGGGCGGCCAAGACGCTTGCCGCGGCACGGGATTTTCCAGGCCGCGTGGTGGTGATCTTCCAGCCGGCGGAGGAATTCGGTGGCGGCGGCGAGAAGATGATCGCCGATGGCCTGTTTGAAAGCTTCGCCTGCGATGAAGTCTTCGGCGTGCACAACATGCCCGGCATTGAGCCGGGCAAGATTGCCGGTGTTCCCGGTCCGGTTATGGCGGCAGCGCGGGCCTGGGATCTTCGCATCGAGGGCAAGGGTGCCCATGCCGGCTGGCCCCATACCGGCATTGACGGCATCGCCGTGGCGATGGATTTCGTCAATGCCTGCAACGCCATCGTGGCGCGGGAGATCGATCCGATCGCGGCGGTGGTGATATCGCCGACCCAGATCCACGCCGGCAACAATTACAATGTCATTCCGCAGTCGGTGCATCTGGGCGGAACCATCCGCACACTGTCGGATGCGGCGATGGCCGACGTCATCGAGCGGATGCAACGGCTGGCGCGGGGCCTGGCGATCAGCAAGAATTGCGAGATCGGCCTCGAGATCCAGAGCGGTTATCCGGTGACTGTCAATCACGACGCGCAGCTGGCGGCGGCGCTGTCGGCGGCGCGCACGGCGTTCGGCGATGCGGCGATCGAGGAAAACTGCGCGCCGAAAATGGGGACGGAGGATTTTTCCTACATGCTCAATGCCCGTCCCGGCGCCTATCTGTTCCTGGGCTCCGGCGATGTCGCGCCCCTGCACAACCCCGCCTATGACTTCCCCGATGCCATTCTCGAACGCGGCATCGGCCTGTGGCTGGCGCTGGCGCGGGCACGAACTGCCGCCTGA
- a CDS encoding GGDEF domain-containing protein: MDSTFLLTMINPVAALTFFMTFYLVWRQQPHRRYIMTWAWGYAAAAIGFGFECVNILVPAVPIWLGFNIFLPVSGWFFARGMCRRYGDAVPERLLLAILGLTVAGVFWLGFVSLSALGRGSAASIGLAVILMVGLRAIRRSRKKETLDFGIMFAILAMVFLLLARPVVSYMLEGNPPIGPLALSSFWVVSLKVLGLFGWMLFAILFLVRIADDLLADLKRQSVTDSLSGILNRRGFFAAAQPMADAAATTLPACMLILDIDHFKRINDSHGHQAGDEVIKQIAQVMQAAAPENAVVGRLGGEEFAIFLQNTAGPAARGFAESLCAALRLQHHAGIPDGSPVTVSIGVAEGHGESLDEMFQRADAALYQAKHDGRDRVQLSGPACRDPAAVASPQPMMADNAPCRSETSAARAMLG; the protein is encoded by the coding sequence ATGGATTCGACGTTTTTGCTGACCATGATCAATCCGGTCGCGGCCCTGACGTTCTTCATGACCTTCTACCTCGTCTGGCGCCAGCAGCCGCATCGCCGCTACATCATGACCTGGGCCTGGGGCTATGCCGCCGCCGCAATCGGCTTCGGATTCGAATGCGTCAACATCCTGGTCCCGGCGGTGCCGATCTGGCTCGGGTTCAACATTTTCCTGCCGGTCAGCGGCTGGTTTTTCGCCAGAGGCATGTGCAGAAGATATGGCGACGCGGTGCCCGAACGGCTGTTGCTGGCAATTCTGGGCCTGACCGTTGCCGGGGTGTTCTGGCTGGGTTTTGTCTCGCTCAGCGCGCTGGGCCGCGGCAGCGCTGCCAGTATAGGCCTGGCCGTGATCCTGATGGTCGGTCTGCGGGCCATCAGGCGAAGCCGCAAGAAAGAGACCCTCGACTTCGGCATCATGTTCGCGATCCTGGCGATGGTCTTTCTGTTGCTGGCGCGCCCGGTCGTCTCCTACATGCTGGAAGGCAATCCGCCGATCGGCCCGCTCGCGCTGAGCTCGTTCTGGGTGGTCTCGCTCAAGGTGCTGGGGCTGTTTGGCTGGATGCTGTTTGCCATCCTGTTCCTGGTGCGCATTGCCGACGATCTGCTTGCCGACCTGAAACGCCAATCCGTCACCGATTCGCTCAGTGGAATTCTCAACCGCCGCGGTTTCTTCGCCGCCGCCCAGCCCATGGCAGACGCTGCGGCCACGACGCTGCCAGCCTGCATGCTGATCCTCGACATTGACCATTTCAAGCGGATCAATGACAGCCATGGCCACCAGGCCGGCGATGAAGTCATCAAGCAGATTGCCCAGGTGATGCAGGCCGCAGCACCTGAAAATGCGGTGGTTGGACGGCTCGGCGGCGAGGAATTCGCCATCTTCCTGCAAAACACCGCCGGCCCGGCCGCCCGCGGATTTGCCGAATCGCTGTGTGCCGCCCTGCGGCTCCAGCACCATGCGGGAATTCCCGACGGCAGCCCGGTCACCGTCAGCATCGGGGTCGCCGAAGGACATGGCGAAAGCCTGGACGAGATGTTTCAGCGTGCCGATGCAGCGCTCTACCAGGCCAAGCATGACGGACGCGACCGGGTGCAACTCTCCGGGCCCGCCTGCCGAGACCCCGCAGCAGTCGCATCCCCTCAGCCTATGATGGCTGACAACGCCCCATGCCGCAGCGAAACCAGCGCAGCCCGGGCAATGCTTGGTTGA
- a CDS encoding sterol desaturase family protein, whose product MMSSLMESGLQYLLYFAVVYGATVTVYFATGIGITILNRRHPERRIQKTRNGDKRKWIEIRSSLSALAVSAAMLSFGYFAQVRGWTITPIETSWWSVPLMFAVSMVLYDAWFYWGHRLLHLKMFYRWHAPHHRSVAPTVWSNDSSTTIDTMIEHGYYLVVWFVLPMPALALAAQRLFDQVSGMIGHSGFEYFASPTSRWPSPMICTSFHDLHHSSFRYNYGNFFSIWDRMMGTVHPGYDGMVQDFETQDAPAAGEKPATGR is encoded by the coding sequence ATGATGTCTTCGTTGATGGAGTCGGGTCTGCAATATCTGCTGTATTTCGCCGTGGTCTATGGCGCCACGGTGACGGTCTATTTCGCCACCGGCATCGGCATCACGATCCTCAACCGCCGTCATCCCGAGCGCCGCATCCAGAAAACCCGCAATGGCGACAAGCGCAAATGGATCGAGATCCGCTCCTCGCTGTCGGCGCTGGCGGTGTCAGCGGCGATGCTGTCATTCGGCTATTTCGCCCAGGTCCGCGGCTGGACCATCACTCCGATCGAGACAAGCTGGTGGTCGGTGCCGCTGATGTTTGCGGTGTCCATGGTGCTCTATGACGCCTGGTTCTACTGGGGCCACAGGCTGTTGCATCTCAAGATGTTTTACCGCTGGCATGCACCGCATCACCGGTCGGTCGCACCCACGGTGTGGAGCAATGATTCATCCACCACCATCGATACCATGATCGAGCACGGCTACTATCTGGTGGTCTGGTTCGTGCTGCCGATGCCGGCTCTGGCGCTGGCCGCACAGCGGCTGTTTGACCAAGTTTCCGGCATGATCGGCCATTCGGGGTTTGAATATTTTGCCTCGCCCACCTCGCGCTGGCCGTCGCCGATGATCTGCACGTCGTTTCATGACCTGCATCATTCATCGTTCCGCTACAATTACGGCAATTTCTTTTCCATCTGGGACCGGATGATGGGCACGGTCCATCCCGGCTATGATGGAATGGTGCAGGACTTCGAGACACAGGATGCACCGGCCGCTGGCGAGAAACCCGCGACAGGCCGGTGA